The proteins below come from a single Plantactinospora sp. KBS50 genomic window:
- a CDS encoding DUF4279 domain-containing protein translates to MLFGQYAYFVPESISMRASEIAARLGIEPDEAVIRGSRSPADRVIPAAHCWRVVCRTAGMTVDEQISHIVDRLFVHALQIGMLAAELDRTDGGPGSAVLQVVRVFGHPAGEPEDLSGLVDGLGKLPGQHQLLGWHLDRRTLEFLWLTGAELDIDEYAYR, encoded by the coding sequence GTGCTGTTCGGCCAGTACGCCTACTTCGTGCCCGAATCGATAAGCATGCGCGCGTCGGAGATCGCCGCCCGGCTGGGGATCGAGCCGGACGAAGCCGTGATTCGAGGCAGCCGCAGCCCGGCTGATCGCGTGATCCCGGCCGCGCACTGCTGGCGGGTGGTCTGCCGAACGGCGGGCATGACCGTTGACGAGCAGATCTCACACATCGTTGATCGCCTGTTCGTGCACGCGCTGCAGATCGGCATGCTCGCGGCGGAACTTGACCGGACAGACGGCGGTCCCGGATCAGCCGTCCTGCAAGTCGTGCGGGTTTTCGGGCATCCTGCGGGCGAGCCGGAAGACCTGTCCGGGCTGGTTGACGGGCTGGGGAAGCTACCTGGACAGCATCAGCTGCTTGGCTGGCACCTTGACCGGCGGACGCTGGAGTTCCTGTGGCTCACGGGCGCCGAGTTGGACATCGACGAGTACGCCTACCGCTGA